A genomic region of Candidatus Palauibacter australiensis contains the following coding sequences:
- a CDS encoding ribbon-helix-helix protein, CopG family — MDQITARVPHEMVEALDAAASTLRRSRADVVRQALERYLEDFNDLTVAVERLRDPSDPVLDWDEVRGGLLRSD; from the coding sequence ATGGATCAGATCACCGCGCGCGTCCCGCACGAGATGGTCGAAGCCCTGGATGCCGCGGCGTCAACGCTGAGGCGCAGCCGTGCCGACGTCGTTCGCCAGGCCCTGGAGCGATATCTGGAAGACTTCAACGACCTGACGGTTGCCGTGGAGCGGCTGCGGGATCCCAGCGATCCCGTACTCGACTGGGATGAGGTCAGGGGTGGCCTACTCCGTTCGGAT